The Akkermansia sp. RCC_12PD genome contains the following window.
GGCATACACGCCTTCGTCCAGGAGCTGTGCGGAAAACTGCTGGGACAGGACGGCATCCCCCAGCATCACCGGGGAAATCGGGTGATCCTTGCCGCCGATGGTGAAGCCGGCGCCGGTCATCGCGTCACGGAAATATTTGGTATTGGCTTCCACGCGGTCACGCGCTTCCGTGGAACCTTCCAGAAGGTCCAGCACCTTGATGGACGCGGCTACGATCGCCGGGGCCACGCTGTTGGAAAACAGGTATGGGCGCGCCTTCTGACGCAGGACGTCCACCACTTCCTTCGGGCCGGAAACGTAGCCGCCGGACGCGCCGCCCAGGGCTTTGCCGAGTGTCCCCGTCGTGATATCTATCTTGCCGAACAAGCCGCGGTACTCATGCGTCCCGCGTCCCCGCTTGCCAAGGAAGCCCGTGGCGTGGCAGTCGTCGAAATGGACGATGGCGTTGTATTTGGCCGCCAGTTCGTGAATCTTGTCAAGCTGGGCAATGATGCCGTCCATGGAAAAGACGCCGTCCGTGGAAATCAGTTTGACTCGGGCGCCGGCGGCATCCGCTTCCTGCAGCTTGGCTTCCAGGTCTGCCATGTCGTTGTTGGCGTAGCGGAAGCGCTTGGCTTTGCAGAGGCGTACCCCGTCAATGATGGAGGCATGGTTCAGGGAATCGGAAATAATGGCGTCGTCCGCAGTCAGCAGCCCTTCAAACAGGCCGCCATTGGCGTCAAAGCAGGAGGGGAACAGAATTGTGTCTTCCGTGCCCAGGAATTCGGAAAGGCGTTCCTCCAGCTGGCGGTGCAGGGTCTGAGTACCGCAGATGAAGCGGACGGACGCCATGCCGAACCCCCATTGGTCAATCGCCTTCTTGGCCGCTTCCATCACTTCCGGATTATTGGCCAGGCCAAGGTAATTATTGGCGCACATATTGATGACGGAGCGGCCGTCTTTCAGTGTTACCTGGGAATACTGCTGGGAGGCGATAAAGCGTTCTTCCTTGTACAGGCCTTCTTCGCGAAGGCCGTTCAGCGTGGTCGTCAGGATATTCTTGAACTCGGGGGTATACATGTCAGATAATGGATGAATTGAAACAGTCAGCAAATAAAAGGGCAGGAGACTGCGCCATTGCTCCCGCACCCATACCACAAACGGCCCGGAAGGAAAAGCTTAAAGAAGCGGTTCGCCGAAATGTCCGGGCAAGCGGCGGTGCGCTTGACGCATAGAGCCGTATTCCGGGCTCAACAGACTTCCCTGGAGAACATGAAAGACATGGAACTGAGGCTTCCGGGGCAGCCAGAAAGCCATTGCCGCCGTTCCTGCCGGGAAATCTCCTGCGGGAAAAAAGAGGTAAATTTT
Protein-coding sequences here:
- the kbl gene encoding glycine C-acetyltransferase, translated to MYTPEFKNILTTTLNGLREEGLYKEERFIASQQYSQVTLKDGRSVINMCANNYLGLANNPEVMEAAKKAIDQWGFGMASVRFICGTQTLHRQLEERLSEFLGTEDTILFPSCFDANGGLFEGLLTADDAIISDSLNHASIIDGVRLCKAKRFRYANNDMADLEAKLQEADAAGARVKLISTDGVFSMDGIIAQLDKIHELAAKYNAIVHFDDCHATGFLGKRGRGTHEYRGLFGKIDITTGTLGKALGGASGGYVSGPKEVVDVLRQKARPYLFSNSVAPAIVAASIKVLDLLEGSTEARDRVEANTKYFRDAMTGAGFTIGGKDHPISPVMLGDAVLSQQFSAQLLDEGVYAVGFFYPVVPKGQARIRTQISAAHTREQLDKAIEAFCKVGKNLGIIS